The Salegentibacter sp. Hel_I_6 region CATCAACTTATTGTTAAGGGGCTGGATCAATTACTTTAAACCGGCATCCATTCAGGGAAAGCTTAAGAAGCTGGAAGAATGGCTAAGGAATCGTTTACGGTATTGCATCTGGCATCACTGGAAAAAGCCCGAACGAAAACGGAAAAACCTTATTCGATTGGGTATTAATCCAGATCAAGCCTATGCCTGGAGTCGCACCCGAATGGGCGGCTGGGCTGTAGCCCAGAGTCCTATCTTGCGTACCACTATTACCATAAAACGCTTAAAAATGAAAGGTTATGTTGGTTTAATCGAATACTATAATCGATAAGTTTCATTATCGAACCGCCGTATACGAGACCCGTACGTATGGTGGTGTGAGAGGCGCACTCCGTCAATTAACGGCGGAGCCGTCTACTCGATTAGCTGTAGTTATACTTTACTACAGATTCCTTACCATTCCTTTCGATATGAATTGTCATATTTTTTTCCATATGTTTTTTTAAAAAAGTTGAAAGTTCACAGTATTCTTGAGGTAATTCTATATCATTTATTTTTAATAAAACATCTCCAATTTTTAATTGTCCATTTGTATCAACAATGGTTGAGACATAATAGTTTTTTGCATCAAAATTATAAAATATCCAAAATCCATACTTTGAAATATTACTTTCTGGAACATTAAAATCAGAATGCTTTTTCAAATAAATTATTTTATCAGATACATCTAAAAAGAAATTAAATTGTTTTATAAAATCAAATCCTATATTATTTTGACTTTGATTATTTAAAGTGAAATTTTGATTTTTTAAAGATAAATCTCCAAACTCTATATTCTCATTAATAAATTCGTGGTTAATTATTTTATCTTGAGAGCTGTTTATTCCCAATGATCCTTTTCCTATTGATGTGATATTTTTATTGTCATTTATGAAATCTGATAGTTTATAATCTGAAAGTGTTAGATCACCATTACTCCCTGTATCAAAACTGGCATATCTTTTTTGTCTGTCAATTTTTAATTTTATAGTTGGAATATCGTGTTTGTATTTATTTTTGGAAAAACCTTTTAGCTCATCTAGGTCAAATGAATTTTTATTATGGAATTCAATTACTCTTTCTTGAGTGTTTACTTCTATTAAAAAACCCTTCATAATATCAATTCCAATTATTCCATCAAGCTGAAGTTCACAAAAATTCATATTCAAGCTTTCTAAGCTTTTGTATGCAACTTTTTGTTCTGAAAATGTTTTTGCACCAATCTTTAGTTTGGGCAATATAGATACAGGAATATTTTCTATAGTTTTATTAATATCTCTGGTCTCTATATTCTCTATTATAGCTAAATTTTTTATTGTATTAGAATTTACCACTGTAATTCCCGCTCCGGTATCAAATAGGAATTTGTAATTTCTATTATTAATTTCTACTTGAATTATAGGCCAACCTTCTTGTTCTGCATAAGGAAGAATTAATTCTTGCGAAAAGACTGTTGAACTTAAAAATAATAGTAAATAAAATATTTTGTTTCTCATTTTTATTGTTTTAACTCTGATTAACTTCAAATTTGTTATTGATTTTCGATCAATTATATTTTTATCTATTTTACTGATTGTCCTCTTTTTCATTTCTCTTCTTATCCTTAGCCGAAGAAATTAATGGGATTTCTTCAAGAAGGAATTACAGCTAACTCGTTATATCCCGCACAAAATACATATATACCATTCAAAATTACGGGATATTCGTAGTTTTTATAAAATTAACGGATTTTTTTTTAAAATTAAATGCGGAAAACCGTAAAACGCTAACTTTTATCATCTTCTCATTGTGTAATTTCTTCTTTTATTGATTTCCGGCTTAATGGATAATTTTTCTAAACGCTGCTTGATTTCGTCTTTCTCTTTCGGTGAACCATTTTTCAAAATACTCTGAACCTCAAATTTTTCTAGTTCCTGGCGTTTATATTTGAAGAAATCATCAAATATCTTCTCGTTCTTCATTATCCATTTGGTGCGGTCGAAACCTACGTGGTACTTGTTTTTTCCTATAGTCCGGTCTTTAGACCGTTCATTGGCCACCGGGCTCAATTTCATTTTTTGGGTTTTGTCTTTCCGGCTTACAATAATATGAATATGGGAATTTAATCCTGGTTTATAATCACCAGAGTGGAATAATCCGTTTTTTACATCTTTATCATTCCCTTTAAATTTTCGAAAATGTTCAATTTTACCAAAATAAACTAAATCCTTTCCTTCATTTAGCCCTTTGCTCTGCCTGTTAAAGTTGGCAGCATATTCATCCATCACTTTACGCCCATAATCCCTTATCAGTTTATTGAACTTTATATATTCCTCATTTGAAAAATCCCATACACTTTCAACTTTTCTGCCGGCGGCCATTTCGGATAAATGTGCTAATTCTTTCTGGCTAAAGCTTATGGTAGGAGCGTAATACTTAGCATCCTTCTTACCTAGCTTCTTTTTGTTATTGTCAATCTTATCAATGACCGAAATTAAACTTACCTGGTCTGATGTGGCATCAAAAAAATGCTGTTTTCTCTTTTCATAGAGCGCAATTTTTGAGATACTATCCGAGGTTTGTATCTTCTTTTCTAATTCCTGGTTTTCCTTGTCTAAGTATTGCGCCAGGGAAGAGCAACTGCCGGAATTATTTGCTCCTAAAGAACTATGTGGTTTACTAATTGGCATTTTTAAAAATATTTTGAAAGACAGTTTTCAATCCTTTCTTATTTGCTGGGTCTAGATGTTCAGAAAGGGTAATTAAAGCTTTACGTTGTTTAGCTAATTCCTTTAAAATGTGATTAGCTCTGATCTCTGAGTTATTATCCAGTAAGCCAAGATTTTTATTAATATTCGCTTTGGCATCTTTTAAAGTCTTATCGTAGTTTTGATAATATTCATAGGTTTCTTGCCTAAGTGGTTTCAAGATATCACGCTCTTGCACCTTTAGAAATGAAACTAATCTCTTATCTAATTGCTGAATTTTATGGGAAGGACTTTCATTTTTTAAATCATCCGGATCAATCCCGGTACGCTTAAAATAAAGGATCATTTTTTCTACTAATTTTCCATAAGATTGCCCAAGACTTTCCGAAAGTTTCTGTAAATCTTTATGGTGTTTTTCCTGAATTTGAATACTCTTGTTTTTCATCTTTTATAAATTTTAATGCTGATAATCAGATTAGTAAATGTTATTCTGTAATATTCTTATAAAACTCTATAACTTAATACTTCCGCTTAAGTCAATGATAGCCGGATTTTAGCCTCGCAGAGCAAGTTGAAATAGGGGCCGCTGCCCCTGTTCAACTTGCTATAACCTTCGTTATACATTTTTCATCCACATTTCATTTAAGTCCTTGTATTCTGCATACAAGTGATTTTTTAAACTTGCCTGAGAATAATATTGAATAATAAGACTACTCACTTTTTTTCCAGCGGTATCATTATCCAGGTATAGATCGATACTTGAATAGCGTTTTAATTCAGGTAAAATTTTCCTGATTAGTGCTGTTGAATTGCAAACTAGATAGTCTGAAGAGTTTATTTCTTTTGGATAAAGTTCTAGATAGGTCAGGAAGTCTATAAAGCCTTCAAAAACTTTTACAAACCTACTTTCATTATTTATCGTTGTGAAATCCTTCGAACCAGTACACCCTTTAAAGTATTTATTGCGGAGTTCCATACCTCCTGAATTGTTGTTGAAAGCAATTGCGAAATAGTCCTTTCCATTGACCCTGTAATAGAGTTCAAAACAATAGACTCTTGCATTGGTGTAAGAAATTCCCCGGGAATCGAGGTAATTTATCAGTGCTTCATTCTGCAAATTCTGTTTTTTAAGAACTTTAAATCCTGGCTTATTCTCATATGTAAAAATTTCCTGCTGGTGAAAAGAAAAAGATTTCTCGTTTAATATGCTTAATGCTTCCTTAACGGAACAATTATTTAACCGGGTAATGAGATCAATTGTATTACCTCCTATACCTTCTCCGTGGTCATACCATCTATTTAATTGTTTGGAAACTTTAAACGAGGCTATTGTTTCTTTCCGGAATGGACTTAAGAACCAGGCTTGGCTTGAGTTATGCTTTTTACATTTCACACCCATTTCTAAAAGTAAATTGTAGATGGAAATATTATTTGCATTATTACAGTTCATTTTATACTGGATTTGATTTAATGTATATAAGTTTTATTTTTAATTACCTTATTAATTTCTGGGTAAGGTTGGGTAAGTTATATTTATTAGGATATATACTTATAAAGTATTGTTTGTTAGATGTTTATGTTGTTCGGGTAAGAACTAAGACTAATTTTTATTTTTTGCACTTAGATCTTTCGGTTTAACTAAATATCCGTGAGCTCTCTTTTCGCCCATATGGCGAGCGACTGGAAACTTGAGCATCTTTAGTGCTTTCCCTATTTTAATTTTGCTTAAACTTAGTCCTACACCCATCGCTCGTAATTCAATTATAACATCTGTAGCTGTCATAAAATCTTTTTCATTTGTTCCTGGCTCTAGGTATTTTACAATAAGTTCTTTCTCCATTGTCCAATTAAGGAATAATTCATTTCTCTTTTCATTTTTGAGAATATCCTCAGTACTTAATTCGGGATTGTAGTTTTTCCTTTTAAAAGCATTGAAATATGCTTGCGCCCAAACTTTATCAATGTCAATTTTTGAATAGTTAAAATCAATTGAAAAAATTTCGAAAATCAGCCACCTAACATTGCCCGTTTCATCTACTAAAAAATCCATTTCATTTGTAGAGGCTACAAAATTACTTCTCCTTTCTAAACGTTCTTGGCGTTTGCCATATGGTAATCTTTCATTAATACTTCCTCTGGAGATAAAAGATTTCAGAGTTTTTATGTTACCCTGGCCTTGAATAGATAATTCGTCGATGTTAATTATAAAGTTTTTACTTAATTTGATAAGGCTATCTTTGTCTGTGCCGATATCCTCTACGTAATAGTCTTTTAATTCTTTTGGAGCAAGAAACCTAAAGAATGTAGTTTTACCTACGTTCTGTTTAGAGCTAGTAAATACTAAACACTGTTTGTTTACTTTGTCATCAACTAAAGAGCATAAAACTGCTCGTGTAAGCCATTTTTCCATATGGTATTGGAGTAACTCATCGTCATCGGCCTTTATATAACTGCAAAGTTTTTTAATATGATCAATACCATCCCATTCAGGTAAAGCTTTAAAATAACCTCCTATTGGATTATATCTTTCTATTAAATGGCTTTTAAAAAGTATCTCTAATTTTGGGAGACTTATGGTAATACCTGCTTGTTCGAGTTCGATAAAAAGAGAGTTTAAATTTAGAATTTCCCATTTCCCGTTGCTTTTAAGCTTTATTTGATACTGAATTAATATTATATTGAATCGAACCAAATATTTATCATTTAAATACGCTATTACTTGATCAAATTTGGTATTACTATTTTTTCCGGAGTCATACATCCCTGAATTGTATTCCATAATTATAGTATTGTATGGAAGGATAATACAGAATTTTGTATCTTTGCATATCACTTCCAAGTGTTGAAGAATCTATTTATAAAGCATAGCTATGTCAGTAGTTATGCTTTTTTTTAATGCTTATCGAAGATTATATTTCCGAGTTTTCTTTTAGAAGTTGTAAGGCTTTTTCTGAGTCCACCATTATAGTTCTACCATGTTGAATAATGGCATCATCTAAAATTCCACTTTTCTTTATTCTATTGGCGGTTGAAATACTGCGATTAATTAGATTGGCGATTCCTCGGATGCCATATACATAAGTTTTCTTTTGGTTATTTTCAGAAGATTTTTGGCTTGATATTTCTCCAGATTCAGACGAAGTATTATTCTTTAAAAGTGAAATAAATTGCTCTCCGGTCATTTGCCAAATAGGCTTATCTAATAAATTTTCTTGATTCATTTTTAGTCATTTTGAATTAATATTTTTTTGATGTCGCGACTAAAACAAATCAAGAGAAAAAGCAAGTAGTTTTCGAGTGTAGGAAAGTGTAAAATAAAATTAAAATATATTTAAAGTTCTGTAAATTAAAACTTTAAATATTATCTGTGGAAAAAATAAGTGTATGAAATTTTATGCGGGTTGGAAAGGTTCAAAGAGTGTCATTTTTACTATTTATTTGACACTATGAAATGATATTAATACCTATTAAACTCTTTATCGATCTTTAAGTGTAATTCATTTTTATACTCATCACCAACCTCCTTTTTTCTATCATAGGTTTCTTTTTTAAATCCAAAATGTTTTATCATTTTTTCTTCCCAAACATCTTGCTTTCCAAGCATTACCCACTCTTTTAACTTGTGAATTGTATACATGATGTACATATCTTTTTTAGGTTTTTTGATTAATAATGTATTGTCAATTTTACCTTTGAGAGTATCGATTTCTGATATGAAGTTTTGAACCGATACTTCTTTTAGTAAGCTTAACTTCACAAAAATACTGTAGGCTATAAATACTGCTTCGAAATTTTTAAAAACTCTATCTTCAGGAGGAATGGAGTTCTGCATTTTTGAAACTATAAGTTTTAAATTATCTACTTTTTTTATAAAATGTTTAAAATCAACGGCTAGAATAAATTTAAGTTCGTCAAATTTTTGTTCTTTAAATTTATACGCTTGATCTCTAATATCTACTTGCTTTTTATAGGCTTTTTGAGCTGTTAGAACTTCTTTTTCTAAATTGTGTAAGTAATTTTTAGAAATGTCATTTCTACAAGATTTCCAATTGTAAGCTTCCCTTAAAACCGAACTGTTTAAAAGTATAATATATTTTATAACTTTAAACAGTAATTATGAAGAAGAGTAGATATTCACCACAGCAAATCGCAAAGATTTTAAAGGAGTTTGATAACGGAAAAACGGCCGTAGAGATAAGCCGTGAATATGGTATTAGTACAGCTGCGTTCTACAAGTGGCGGGAACGCTATGGCGGGATGAATGGTAAAGAGCTTAAGCGCCTGAAGGACCTTGAGGAAGAAAACCAAAGACTGAAGCAGATGTATGCCAATCTATCCCTAGATCATCAAATGGCCAAAGAAATCATTGAAAAAAAGCTTTAAAGCCCTGCCGTAAAAGAACTATTGCTAAAGAACTTGTTCATTACGGTATTAGCAGGGCGTGCCGTGTTTTAAATATGAGCAAAAGCGTTTTTTATTACAGGCCAATTCCAAAGGACGATACTGCTATCGAAGCGGCCTTACAACAAAAAGCTAAAGAACATAGCGAAGAAGGCTTTTGGATGGCTTACGATCGTCTAAGAAATGAAGGCAAGCCCTGGAACCATAAACGGGTATACCGGGTCTATAAAAAGCTTGGCCTAAGTTTGAGACGAAAGGTAAAAAAGCGGTTACCTGCCAGAGTTAAAGAACCCCTGGAGGCTCCCATAGCTCTTAATCGTAGCTGGAGTATTGATTTTGTAACCGATGTTCTGGAAAATAAAAGGCGCTTCCGTGGTTTAACCGTAATCGATGATTACAACCGGGAAGCATTGCATATAGAAATTGATTTTTCACTGCCCAGCAAACGTGTGGTCTGGGTACTAAACCATTTAATTAATCGCAGAGGAAAACCCCAAAAAATAAGAATGGATAATGGACCTGAATTTGTTGCTAAGATCGCTTCAGAATGGAGCCAGATGCAAGAAATCGATTTTCAGTATATTCAACCCGGGAAACCAACTCAGAATGCTTTTATAGAACGGTTCAATGGAACATATCGAAGGGGCGTTCTCAATAAGTACCTATTTGAAAATCTCAATCAGGTAAGGGAACAAACCGAGACCTGGATGGAAGATTACAACAACGTAAGACCACATAATGCATTGGGAAAAATGGCGCCCGTAGTATACGCGAAAAGTCATTCTCCTGGCGGTACCGCCAGGAGAATGAAAAATGATATTTTCGGACAATTAAGCAGTTCTAATTAGGGGAAGCTTACACAATCATATTCATTATCTAACTCTTTATAGTCTTTATATAATGATGTTGCTTTATTTATCTCTTCGTGGTGAATTTGATCAGAAAAACTTAAAAGATTTCTTAGGGTTTGGTCTGGATTAAATGCTTCGAACACGTGCCTATTCTTATAATATGAGTTTTCTATATTATCTATAGTGGTTTTTAACTGGTTTAACAGAAATACACGTTCACTAGATTGAATTAGATGGTTGTGCGTTTCTTTCAGATCCAGTTCTGAAAATTCTGAAATATGTTTCAATAACGAAATATCAATGTTTGCAGAATTCTCAATTTCTTTAAAATCTCTGTCTATATATTCCAAGAACACTAAAATTTTCATATTTATTAGAAATTTAATTTTTTCATTTCAATTTCCTTGGTTTTCTCAGATACTTCGATGTAGGGTATCATTGATTTATAATCCGAATGACCTGTCCATTTCATAATTATTTGGATTGGGATATTTTTGGCAATACATAGACATATAAAAGATCGACGACCTATATGACTGGTCATATATTCATATTTTGGTTTAGGCGAATCATATCTTTTATTTCCTATAAAGTAAGTTTCAGTAATTTCCTCGTTAATTTTTGCTAATTCTCCTAGTTCCTTTAAATATTCATTTGTCTTTTGATTAGAAATTACAGGTAGGGCCTTATTTTTTTTGAGAGGTATATCTTTATATTTATCCAGGATAGATTTTGTTGTGTGGTTAAAATCAATAACCAAATTATCTAATGTTTTTACAGTAGTTACTTCAAATTTGTCTTTTTTGATATCGGACTTTTTTAATTCATATACGTCTGAATGTCTAAGTCCACTGTATGTAAGGAAAAGTAGTACATCACGAACTCTAGTAAGATATTGTTTGGTTTCAGGAATATTAGTCTGGATTATTTGATTAATCTCATCTTCAGTTAAAAATATAACCTGCTTCTTTACTATTTTTAATTTGGGTTTGAAATTGAGGAATGCATCATTCGTAGTATACTTTTTTGATAAAGCATATCGCAAAAACCAGGTAATAAATTCAAAGTATTTTTTAGTGGTTGTATTTCTCATTTGCAGTTTATTCATAAAATAAACCAATAGATCACTTAATCCTTCGTGAGTTAAATCTTCAAATTTTAAATTTTGATTATAATCCTGTAGGTGCGTTTTTAAAGTGTTAAATTTGGTATAGGTATCTTCCGTCCAGTTATTGATTTTCCCATTGTAATTTGTAAAATCATCAAAAACTTCAAAGAAAGATAGTTCAGTAGATTTTTGAATTATTCTTTTCTTAGGAATCTTCTTATTCCCGGATCTAATTTGTTCGAAGGCTTCTTTAATTTCAGTTGTAGTGGGGATTTTTTCTTCTATTTGAAATTTAAAAAACAAAGAATTTATCTCTGATTTTTGTTTTTCAATATTCAGATTGATCTCTTCAGCTATCTGGTCATTGCCATTAACAGTTCCATCAATCACCTTTTTGTTTTCACTATCCCATTGATCCAAATTAATACGAAAACCGCTATATAAATTTATTCTCTTTCCGGAATAAGTTAACCGGAGAAAAATAGGGGCATTTTCTTCTACTATTACACCTTGCCTTCTTCTTTTTTCAATAGCAATAGTGATTTTTTTCTTTATTGTAATCATTGGCTGTAAATATCTACAGCCAAATCTACAGCCACTTTTTTTGATATTCAAAGAAATTCAATAAAAGTTTTAGAATTCACTTGTTCTTTAAAATACTGAAAAACAATTAAATAAGTATTTGTTGATTCTTCTTGATACTATAGGTGAGAGAGCCTCTTCCTCCGCTACTTAATTTACAAAATAGCTTAAAAAGCCCCAAAACCTATGGTTTTGGGGCTTTTTTGTTTTTGAGAATATCAAAATATACCAAAGAATATCAATCTATTCGGTTACACATTCGGTTACACCTAGCAAGTCAAAATTAGGTGTAACCAAAGTAATATAAATCCTACAAAATAAAACTTAACGACTTAATTATAAAGGGATTATGTTGTATCTTGAAACTGTCTAATTAAAATTATATAGTTATGAATGCAGTATTTTCGCATCTCTTTTATTTGAGAAAAAGTAAAACCAAATCAGATTCTGGAATAATTTATTTCAGAATAACCGTTAATGGCAAACGAGCAGTTACCACAACAGGACGGGAAGTACCGCTATCACTTTGGAATCCAACTTCAGGAAAAGCAACTGGGAATTCGGAAAAGGCCAAAGCTATCAATAGATTTCTCAGTAAAGTTGAGAATGATATTTATAATGCACACCAGAGAATTGTTGATAAAGGAGAGCGTTTCACTTCTAAGGATATTATCGACCTCTATCTTGGGAAAGATAAAAAAGAAAGAACAGGAGCAGGAGAAAATGATTCTAGAGATCTTTCAGGAACACAATGATCGAGTGAACAGGCTGGTTGGTAAAGATTTTGCCGCTGGTACGGCCGAAAGGTACAAAACGGCTAAAAAGCATGTGCAAGAGTATATAAAGAAGGAATATAAAACTTCCGATATTCCCGTAAAAGATGTAAATCATAAATTTATTACCGGGTTAGAATATTATTTAAAAACCGAAAGAAACTGTGCGCATAATTCAGCGATCAAATACGTAACAAATTTTAAAAAGATCATTCGTATAGCATTATTAAACGAATGGATAATTAAAGATCCATTTAAGAACTGGAAGGGGAAATTAAAGGTGGTAGACCGGGAATTTCTAACGGAAGGTGAACTTCAAGCTTTGATATCCAAAGAAATTAAAAACGAGCGATTAGGTTTGGTTAAGGATATTTTTACGTTCAGTTGCTTCACAGGGCTTAGTTATGCTGAAGTAAAAAAACTCTCAGAAAAAGAAGTAGTGATTGGTTTTGATGGGAACCGATGGATTAAAACAAAGCGAACAAAGACTAAAACAAGGTGTAGCGTTCCAATTCTTCCTGTGGCAGAAGCTATATTGGAGAAATATTCCTCGCATCCCGAAGTGAGTGAGAAGCGTTTACTTCCGATTTTAAGCAATCAAAAAACGAATGCCTATATCAAAGAAATTGCGGATCTCTGCGGAATTAATAAAAACCTGACTTTTCACCTGGCCAGGCATACCTTCGCTACAACCGTCACCTTAGCAAACGGAGTACCTATCGAGAGTGTTAGTAAGATGCTGGGGCATAAAAACCTGCAGACCACCCAGCACTATGCAAAAATTTTAGATCGAAAGGTCGGTGATGATATGGCAGCACTTAAAGATCGTTTAGATTCTAAGAATTTTGGGAGAAATGCATAAGGGGAGATTTTATACTGGATTGCTGTTGAGCTAACTCACTAAAACTTATAGGTTAAACAAGGATAAATTAAAAGTAACCTTCAGGCTTATGTAAATTTTTTCCCTCTTTAAATCTGTTGGATAATTGCCTAAGCTTAACTTTTCTTTAGATAATCAAAAAGCGCTTTTCAGTATATTTAGAAAAACAGCAACGATGAAATTTTTTATTAATGACGCCCAAGAAGTAGTAAATGAAGGTATTGAGGGCTTACTTACAGATCCAAATCTTACCAAACTAGATAATTTTCCGGAAGTAAAGGTTGTACTCCAAAAAGAGTTAGATAAAAATAAAGTAGCGGTTATTTCCGGTGGAGGTTCTGGTCACGAACCAGCTCATGCGGGATTTGTGGGTAAAGGTATGCTTACTGCTGCCGTCTGTGGTGATATTTTTGCTTCTCCATCGGTAGACGCTGTACTTTCTGCCATTATCGCCACAGCCGGAGAAAAAGGATGTCTGCTAATTATTAAAAATTATACCGGAGATCGATTGAATTTTGGACTGGCAGCAGAACAGGCACGCGAATTAGGATATAAAGTTGAAACCGTTACAGTGGGCGATGATATTGCCCTGGGGCAAGAAGTAGAACAACGTGGTTTGGCTGGAACTTTGTTTGTGCATAAAATAGCTGGCCATTTGGCCGAAGAAGGAAAATCTCTTGATGAGATTTTAAAAACAGCCCAAAAAGTAGCCGATAATATTTTTTCAATAGGATTATCCCTGGAAGAAGGAAAGAAGTTTCAAAATCCCGAAAGTTCAAGGTTATCGGATTCTGAAGCGGAACTGGGACTGGGCATTCATGGGGAACCCGGCGTTAAAACTATTGCTATGGAAAACGCCAATGATTTGATGTCAAAAGCCATTGAAAAGTTAAAGGAATACCTCCCAAAAGAAAATGAAAAGTTTGTCTTGTTAATGAACAACTTGGGAAGTGTAACCCCAATAGAAATGAATATTCTCCTCAATTCATTTCAAAAATCAGAAATCGCCAGGCAAGTAGCATATATCGTCGGTCCTTCACAATTGATGACCTCGCTAAACATGAGCGGTTTCTCCATTTCTTTACTCAAATTAGAAGAAGGATTTATAGAAGCATTAACTTCGGAGGCAGCACCAGTTTCCTGGTTTATCAGAAAATTTGGAGAAATTTCTTCTATGGAAAGTCCAAAGCTACCTGAAACGATGCCTTATAAAGCCTCTAAAAATACGCAATCCAAAAACGCTTTAAAAGCCGTTGCTGAAGAAGTAATTTCTTTAGAAGAAGATTTGAATGCTATAGATGAAAAAGTTGGAGATGGGGATGCAGGATCTACATTTGCCACGGCAGGTAAAAAATTATTGGAGGTAGCAGATAAATTACCCTATGCGAACACATCAGAGCTCCTCATTACTATCGGAAGGATTTTAGCAAGGGAAATAGGAGGTTCTAGCGGAGTTTTACTATCTATTATGTTCACAGATGCTGGAAACACCTATAAGAAAGAATCAAATATTGGTAAAGCCTTAAGCAGCGGATTGCAGAAAATGAAAGATTACGGAGGGGCCAAAGAAGGGGAGCGAACCATGATAGACGCTTTGCAGCCCGCCTTTACTGCTTTGGAAAATGGCGAAAAAATTGATATAGTAGCTAAAAAAGCCCGTCAGGGAGCAGATAGCACTAAAGAAATTAGCAATACAAAATTCGGCAGGTCTTCTTATTTATCTGAAGAAAGCTTAAAAGGCGTTCCAGATCCCGGAGCAGAAGCTGTCGCCATAGTTTTTGAAAAATTGGCGTCACTTTAAATTGGGGATGATGTTTTTTATATCCTTTCTTTCAATGCATTGAAAAAGAGATTCTATTTGGTTGTTCTGGATAATCTTTTTTCAAAATGTACCGAGAAGCAGGGAGATAGAAGAAGGGGATATTTTTAAAATTTCGTTGCCTAATCATAAATGTTGCTAATTAACGACAAATATTATATTTTCGTTGTAAATAAGCAACATTATGAATTCTAAAAAGGCAATAATCCTACCTAAATATCGAAAAATATTTGAGCAAATAGGAGAAAACATAAAACTTGCCAGAAAGAGACGCAAACTTACTACAGCGCAAGTTTCCGAGCGGGCAGGTATTCATAGGGCTACGCTTTACCGCATTGAAAAAGGTGATCCGGGAGTTGCTATCGGTTTGTATTTTAACGTCTTTAGAGTGTTTAACCTGCAAGATGATTTTTTAAAATTGGCAGTTGATGATGAGTTTGGAAGAAAATTGCAAGATCTTGATTTATTATAAGTGCTATGGCAGGAGAAA contains the following coding sequences:
- a CDS encoding DUF3853 family protein → MNQENLLDKPIWQMTGEQFISLLKNNTSSESGEISSQKSSENNQKKTYVYGIRGIANLINRSISTANRIKKSGILDDAIIQHGRTIMVDSEKALQLLKENSEI
- a CDS encoding DUF5712 family protein — protein: MPISKPHSSLGANNSGSCSSLAQYLDKENQELEKKIQTSDSISKIALYEKRKQHFFDATSDQVSLISVIDKIDNNKKKLGKKDAKYYAPTISFSQKELAHLSEMAAGRKVESVWDFSNEEYIKFNKLIRDYGRKVMDEYAANFNRQSKGLNEGKDLVYFGKIEHFRKFKGNDKDVKNGLFHSGDYKPGLNSHIHIIVSRKDKTQKMKLSPVANERSKDRTIGKNKYHVGFDRTKWIMKNEKIFDDFFKYKRQELEKFEVQSILKNGSPKEKDEIKQRLEKLSIKPEINKRRNYTMRR
- a CDS encoding BfmA/BtgA family mobilization protein; this encodes MKNKSIQIQEKHHKDLQKLSESLGQSYGKLVEKMILYFKRTGIDPDDLKNESPSHKIQQLDKRLVSFLKVQERDILKPLRQETYEYYQNYDKTLKDAKANINKNLGLLDNNSEIRANHILKELAKQRKALITLSEHLDPANKKGLKTVFQNIFKNAN
- a CDS encoding aspartyl protease family protein, with protein sequence MKKRTISKIDKNIIDRKSITNLKLIRVKTIKMRNKIFYLLLFLSSTVFSQELILPYAEQEGWPIIQVEINNRNYKFLFDTGAGITVVNSNTIKNLAIIENIETRDINKTIENIPVSILPKLKIGAKTFSEQKVAYKSLESLNMNFCELQLDGIIGIDIMKGFLIEVNTQERVIEFHNKNSFDLDELKGFSKNKYKHDIPTIKLKIDRQKRYASFDTGSNGDLTLSDYKLSDFINDNKNITSIGKGSLGINSSQDKIINHEFINENIEFGDLSLKNQNFTLNNQSQNNIGFDFIKQFNFFLDVSDKIIYLKKHSDFNVPESNISKYGFWIFYNFDAKNYYVSTIVDTNGQLKIGDVLLKINDIELPQEYCELSTFLKKHMEKNMTIHIERNGKESVVKYNYS
- a CDS encoding IS3 family transposase (programmed frameshift); the protein is MKKSRYSPQQIAKILKEFDNGKTAVEISREYGISTAAFYKWRERYGGMNGKELKRLKDLEEENQRLKQMYANLSLDHQMAKEIIEKKPLKPCRKRTIAKELVHYGISRACRVLNMSKSVFYYRPIPKDDTAIEAALQQKAKEHSEEGFWMAYDRLRNEGKPWNHKRVYRVYKKLGLSLRRKVKKRLPARVKEPLEAPIALNRSWSIDFVTDVLENKRRFRGLTVIDDYNREALHIEIDFSLPSKRVVWVLNHLINRRGKPQKIRMDNGPEFVAKIASEWSQMQEIDFQYIQPGKPTQNAFIERFNGTYRRGVLNKYLFENLNQVREQTETWMEDYNNVRPHNALGKMAPVVYAKSHSPGGTARRMKNDIFGQLSSSN
- a CDS encoding virulence-associated E family protein encodes the protein MEYNSGMYDSGKNSNTKFDQVIAYLNDKYLVRFNIILIQYQIKLKSNGKWEILNLNSLFIELEQAGITISLPKLEILFKSHLIERYNPIGGYFKALPEWDGIDHIKKLCSYIKADDDELLQYHMEKWLTRAVLCSLVDDKVNKQCLVFTSSKQNVGKTTFFRFLAPKELKDYYVEDIGTDKDSLIKLSKNFIINIDELSIQGQGNIKTLKSFISRGSINERLPYGKRQERLERRSNFVASTNEMDFLVDETGNVRWLIFEIFSIDFNYSKIDIDKVWAQAYFNAFKRKNYNPELSTEDILKNEKRNELFLNWTMEKELIVKYLEPGTNEKDFMTATDVIIELRAMGVGLSLSKIKIGKALKMLKFPVARHMGEKRAHGYLVKPKDLSAKNKN
- a CDS encoding toprim domain-containing protein, with protein sequence MNCNNANNISIYNLLLEMGVKCKKHNSSQAWFLSPFRKETIASFKVSKQLNRWYDHGEGIGGNTIDLITRLNNCSVKEALSILNEKSFSFHQQEIFTYENKPGFKVLKKQNLQNEALINYLDSRGISYTNARVYCFELYYRVNGKDYFAIAFNNNSGGMELRNKYFKGCTGSKDFTTINNESRFVKVFEGFIDFLTYLELYPKEINSSDYLVCNSTALIRKILPELKRYSSIDLYLDNDTAGKKVSSLIIQYYSQASLKNHLYAEYKDLNEMWMKNV